The region aatatgggccaaatcatctataaaaatccggtttggtttgcagaaaaccaggtgaagttttatcagaagaagattcgagatgatgacgatgttcagcatatgtttgtcagtcacgaacaatatggttacaacgatatagagttgtatatattatCACATCGACAACAAGAgtctcagttcattgatcagtcacaagtgttttgtgaaactgatgacgaataatctgaggtgaatgttccagatgacaaagaagaagaaGCCGAGATCATGGTTAATTCAATGGTGAACGCTGatgaggaagaggagccaataccagctagtcatgtatattatcgaccccaacacatgacaaggtttAATTTGGGTTtcgatgaaccttcatcagatatatggtacaatccttatgtgcaaatgcaaggatctttgaaacaaggagacacatttcgcacaaaagaggaatgtgtaaaagtcattaaaaaatttcacatgcaactatcagctgacttcagagttgatagaactaacgcattgaggtacaaaatttattgtccgaatgaccactgcctttttaggttgtTAGTTTCATACAGAAAGAGGAGtgagtcttgggagattggattCATGGGTCCAaatcacacatgcatgctgacaaacccaatgcaggatcatcggaaattaagctctcagctaatataCGATGAAATATTGTGTGTCACTGGCGACAATtcgtcgttaaaggtgagtataataatTTCGCATATTAGGGCAaagtacgagtacactccatcatataggaagacatggatagctaggacaaaggctgttgaaaAAGTGATTGgaaattgggaggagtcttacaaacaacttccaaaatacacgttggctctaaaacaatatgctccagggactattgtcaagttggaaacattgcccgcgtatacaccagacgggatgtgtgctgttggaaatggaatattccaccgtctcttCTAGGTGTATCAACCATTcatcataggtttttctttctgtaaaccaattatacaaattgatggtacatggttgtacgggaaatacaaagacacgttactgatggcagtgacacaagatggcaacaacaacatttttctAATCGCCTTTGCCCTATTTGAAGGGGggactgctgagggatggagtttttttctaagaaatctccgattgcacgttgcacctcagcctaacttatgtttgatctccgacagacacccttcaatcatcagtgcatataataacattgataatggccggcaaaatcctccttcgacgcatgtcttctgtattagacatattgctcagaatttcatgcggtaaatcaaagataagacgttgcggaagaaggttgtcaatgcaggttacgcgTTATTAGAACCTTCTTTCGAACACTACCgcgaagaaataagattgtcaaacgaagatgcaatacggtggatcgatagtatttCATTGGAGAAATGGACTAGGACATACGATAATggtcaacgttggggccacatgacaacaaatcttgtggaatcaatgaactctgtcttcaagGGGATCCGTAACCTACCTATAACTGCTTTGGTGCAGGCAACATATTTCATGCTAGGGGCGTTATTTGAGAgcagacgttccaaatggagttcagtgttgcaatatgggcagttgttcagtgatgcttcaatgaaattcattagacatgaagctgccaaagcaaacacacatgtaGTTACAGTGTTTGACCGCACTAAAGGTTGGTATACTGTTGTagagtccatggatcacaatgagaGCATGCCGATGGGACATTACAGAGTCAAACTAGATAGAGTcaaactagatagaggttggtgcgactgcgaaaagttccaagcctttcgtacgcCCTGCTCTCATGTCATTGTGGCATGCTCAAAagttcgaagggatccatcctattTGCTATCTAAAGTTTAAAAAGTCACCAGCCTAtcaaatatttataaaattagtttttttcgtagtggcaaaataggattactggccagaatatcaagtggacatcgtctggcacaacgaagttatgcgaaaGAAGAAAAAGGATCGCCCAAACAGCATCCGGATTCGAATCGAAATGGATATGGtgaacaaaatggttagattatgtagttcatgtcgtcatccagatcacaatcgtaataactgtcctagtgttggaacgagcataaccagataaattcacatgtacttttgttgcaatatataaaaaactaaatttatttcatattagacgtctATGACGAAAATACCATTATataaacaataacacaaacaattaaaacaactagaatacaagaactatgcgattacaaccatcaaaacaattttgaacatgtaatgcatcatcctacgagcgtcttggtcggtcttaatatccactcatttgcgcacttctccattttggttgaacgtggacacagaccattgtattcttctaatcctttcaccatctccaatttctccctctaaccaactgtacaatatctgattaagacgttcaaacgtatctgtgttccaaagaCGAATATGTATCGGAGTCCCAGCGGCGGAAAATATTACATTGGCATTTCGcttctgaatgtatgcagacataGTTAAAACACAAAAACTTGAAGGAGAGTGGAGTTGAATTAGAGAAAATATGGTAGTAGGGGATGATCTTATGTGAAAAATGTTGCATCCAATGCGTGATATTTATACACAGAAGACATaaaatgcatgcgccaagagGTTAGGCGCCTAACATGTCAAGAACATGCAGGCGTCAGAGGCATTAGTGTCTCCACTTAAGGCATCATGCAGGCGCCAGGGGTATTagcgcctcctcatgagggtcaaTGCATGCGCCAAGAGCATTGACGCCTCCTCGTGAGGAGCCAAATGCAGACGACAATGCCTTGGACCCCTCTTCTTGATGTTTAAGACTAAGGGCCTGTTTGAAATGCATCTTAAAAActcttttttagtttttaaaaatttaaaatttaaaaacttgtttgaatataatgttttgcaaaagtgtttttaaaaactcttttctatttttcagtttttaaaagTAAAAAAGTGAAACAGTTTAGTTGTGTTTTCCTTCTCACTTTTTAATTTTTAGTATTataaaacttgaagaaaaaacataaaaaatttataattttcatTAATAACATTAATGTGATTTTAAAAGATTAGATTATCAAACaagttttttcattttcatatttttaaaacagtttttaaaaattaccttatcaaacaaattttttgttaattttcttcttaaaaatagttttttaaaatagatttgaaaaacaaattttaagaACTAAAATTGGAAAGTGTTTCAAACGCGCCCTAAATGTGGTtattttgatttgtttgtttttaaaaaaaaatattattttcgaattatttttaaaaaatttggttatttaaaaaaaaatccaataCTCACGCTTCTTTTTATTTATGGTATTtagaattttatttatttatttgtcgctttaaatatttaatatataaGATTTTTATTCATTCATTGTCTTAAACCCTCCCTCTCTCACCTGTTTTGTTTTGATATTGTTAGCAAGTAACTATCCCGAGTTGAAGCCTTTTCGACTCAGTGAGCGAAGCCAAAAAAGGGTTTAACTCAGTCAACCGAGTTGATGAATCTCCTCGCAATAACCTCCACTTCTATCTTCTTCCTCCCCGTTTCTTCTTCATCCCTTGTTGCAGCAAGAGCATCTGcgtttccttcttcttcttcttcttcttcttcttcatacAAGTTCACATCCAGCGCAGGTTAGTCTCTTCCCCCGCATAATTCAATCACGTTCACTCTCTCTCAAAATCGATTATTTTGATTTCTGCTTATAGGTTTAAGAAGATGCGTCAACAAGGAAAAGGAAGAGGTGCTTCTAGAAGGGATGCCTTCTCACTATTATGATGATGTATGCCTCTTATCATTTCTGCTTTTCACTTATTGCTTATTTATTTGTGTATACTTAATTTATCTATATGTCTAACAGCTTTACATTTCATGTGAAAACAATTTGAAATAAGCCTTTATGAATAAGCTTGCATAAGCTACTTTTATAACAAAtgataaaataaatttaaattattttttatatgCTATAAGTTGTTTGTGTAAACTATCTTGGAGAATTTATAAAAATAAGCTAAAAAGTGTTTATGAAAAATGTCATTAGTGTTTCGATAATCTCTCCCAAACCGTGTCACAAAACTTAAGTCACTATTGTGAATTCAAAACTCTTTAATTGTGTTTGTTTAGTACTCTATATATTTGTTTTTTGGGGTCGCCTTGTTGGCTTGTTACTATTtcttctttattttgttttgaattGCACTGTTTTAGTTCTTTGAAGGAAAAATGCTTGGCTTCACTCAAACTTGAATTCTTGTTCTGTCAGCCAGTTAGGCTTCTACTAATAACCTTGGCAGAATATGTTTAGGGCAAAATGTATATTATTATCATATCTTAAATGCTTGGCATAGTTTCTGACTTTCAATTCTGTTTTCTATTTTATAAGTATAAACTATCATATCAAAATGTAGAGTGGATGGGTGGACACTTTTCTTCTTGACTGATGAGTTATAATTGTAAAAGCATTTTGGTATCAATGTGTTTCTTGGTGTGCATGTATGTTAGCTTGTGAAACCAAATTTGTTGGAAGGTTTTATTTGGATAGATTTCGTTAACCATCTCTAGAATAGGAATGGCAAGCCCAACAACGTGAAAATACCAAGGAGTTGCATCGAAGACGCAGAGAAGAAGACGAGGAAGAAGAGAGAAAGATTGACGAGTATCGTGAAGTTGGCATGCGGCTGAAGGGATACCCTGAAGAAGATGTTAGAAATGCACGGAAATTGGTTTCAAGCTTCATAAGAGCTGTTGAAGAAGTAGAAGAGGTAGCTTCTTGGTGATGCAATTCACTATCCTAAATTCCTAATTGTCACGCAGATAAAATATTCCACCATAACCAAGTTTTTATCTTAAAATTATGATTAATGTACACCCTGATTAGTTAATTCCTCATTAAGTAAAAGTGATTTAATTTACTTGTGTATATGAAAAAGAgtaatattataaaaaaaaaacatattttaaTTCCAGATGGTATAagccttttttcctttcatttcTTTATGCAGTTTTGTGCGTGTTTTATTTTCATCAATAAGTTTTTATTTTTGAAGGGTCTCTGGCATTGCATGAATATTCAACCTTAAACGACTTATTGTTTTTCTTGTAGAAAATTGAGGAAGCTGCTGAGAAGGGAGAACTTACCGAACTTGTTTTGTTGGTCATATGGAATCGTCTTGATCTTGCCCGGCGTGATGTAAGTTATTAATTTGGTGTTTGGAGTGTTCTTGGCGACTAGATTTAATTTTCTGATAAAAGGAAAGTATTATATATTTCTTTCCATTTTTCGATGAGCCGATCATTTGACCGTAATTCTTCGACCCCAGTTTTTAAGGTAATCATTTGCATAGAACGAAATAGTGGTGACTATGGTTGTCAAATTCTTGAGTTAACTTATTGAATCAAGAGGTTACAATTTAGATATCAAAATTGAGTTAACTTGcaaacaaaaaaaattgttttctgtCTAAACTCTAATAGACTTGCGAGGTTGAGGACAATTGAACAAGTTAACAACTTACTGGTTATTTCCCCGCTTAAAATGATGGTAGTTCTgtatttttcttaaaaataaacTCAAGTGCAACAGTCAAATGATAAGGATGTGTAGTGCACAGATATGCATTTAAACCCATGTGAATCCATTTGCATAGTAGGTAAGGATGGTGTATGGACTCTCAACCCCGGAGCTCTAAGCATCCAATGAGCTAAAACCTAACTCAGACAATACAAATCTAAGTAATTTAATATTACGATAGAAATACTAATTTGAAAGAGATTGTTTTCTCCTTTGCATCCTTCTTTCTATCTTGGATATGattattattataatttgaaAGTGATTGTTAGGATTGAATCTCAGAATTTGTTGTGTTTACTTAAAAAAGTTTGTACAATATTTTTGTCATCTTTCTCTCACTATCTTGTTTTATACATTATCGGATCACGTATTTACAGGATGAAAAGGATGCTATAAGAAGTCTGGATCTGTTGTACAGAAGGGTTGAGGTAATAGCTGTCCCCTTTTGTTTATGGCTACCTAGTATATATACATACGCCCTTTTAATTTGGAGTTCCCGCTTTAGTTAAATAATAATGAGAGCAATAATGATTCACAACAAAGTCAAATTGGTTCCAAACAAAACCTCTTCTGGTCACTTCGGTGATTGAATTTCCTAGCAGTCATGATAGAGAAGTTTTGCATTAGATGATTGACTCAACTCGTTATTTAGTTTCTCGCAATCATCATTTTTCTGTTGTGCACCGCTATTTATTCTAATGACTTAGCTGTTTCCTTAAATAGTATTTCTTAATGCAAAAACATAAACTTTTGTTTGTTAACCAATTGTTTAATACATCGGATATTTTAGACCTTTTTCTTATTGGCTTCTATTTGGAACATTTCTACCATGTTATGGAATAGCTCAACCTTGATACTTCTTTTGTTTCTGTTCTTAGTTTAATTTTTTGTATCGATTGTAGACTGAGATCTTGAAGCGAGAGGCTACCCCTGCAATGAGATTGCTCAATGATCTTTTGATTATGTATGATGGCTTTAATTTCGACGAGTGGTTAAATAAATGTAAAAAGATCATGAGTGATACATTTCCACAGGAGGATCCATATAGCATTCTTGTTCCACCTGGATTTGAGTCATTTGACATAGATAAGGTAAGTTGCACCAAATTCTATGATTAAACTTGATTGGTAATTTTTTGTACATAAGTTTGGTTAAAAGTAAGATGGTGCAAATACCATCTAAGCTAAAGATTGCAGATTGGAGTTCATATCTGTTTGAAATCTCTAATTCTTGTTTCCAATCTTGTATTATATCAGCATCACGGGCCATGGCGACCATCACTTGAAATCGATGATAATACTCTTTTGAGGGTGGACTTTGTAAGGGAGGTGGATGAACTGCTGCAAGAGGTTCGTTCGGAACAggatgaagaagaaaatgaacAAGAGTTTGATCCTGAATCAGTTGCAAATAGATTAAAGCAACAAGAGAAGCAACAAACTATACGTCAAGTAGAAGCTCTGCTAGATTTAGCCATTAGTTTGAAATGGTAGCTATTTGGTCCAAGCTTGTATTATGATTTACGTATATCTTTTCAGATGTCCTACAGTTTATAGTTTTGAATAGAAATTAGTTTGTAGTGCAATTTCAATCCAAGTAATTTCATGGTGTTGTAATTTTTCCCCTTATAAGGATAATGATGTAAAAAATTAGTACCAAGTGATCAAAGGAAACACAAATGCAGGCATGACAATTTTGGGTGATCATGTGTTATAAATTGagtttttgaattttcattttatcTATCCAAATGTACATCTTCTGTTAAATTAAACTTCAAGAGTGTAATTGAATAAAATGAAAGTGTAAAAACTAGACGCAGAGTGCAAGGGGACCATTTAAGTGTAGTGATGAGGACTACTACATATGTAAGGATAGCAGCAAATATTCATTCTGTGCTGTCACTGTGAACATATATATCATCATCATTTGAGAGCTGTAAGCAATTAGGATTTGGAAACCATGCATGCTGAAGAATGTCACTCACATTCTGTTACGTGTCCCTCCTTCACTCTTCTCCCATCCCTATAAATAACCACACCGCAGGTTCTCCGCTTCATCAATATCATTAGTAATCAGTTAATGATAACAATCACAATGGCCAGGCACTTTCTATCTTCATTTTCCCTCTGCTTCCTGCTCTTCACTACCGCGTGTTTAGCACATCACTCTGAATCAGACAGGTTCAACCAATGTCAGCTTGACAGTATCAATGCATTGGAACCAGATCACCGTGTTGAATCAGAAGCTGGTCTCACTGAAACATGGAACCCCAATCACCCTGAGCTAAAATGTGCTGGTGTATCTCTTATCCGACGCACCATTGATCCTAATGGCCTTCACTTGCCTTCTTATTCACCATCTCCACAGTTGATTTTCATCATCCAAGGTTGTATGATCAAATATTCATTATTTGCTAAATATTCTATTCATCCATTGAATTGTTTTATAACTGATTAATGTTATTTCTTCT is a window of Lathyrus oleraceus cultivar Zhongwan6 chromosome 6, CAAS_Psat_ZW6_1.0, whole genome shotgun sequence DNA encoding:
- the LOC127096907 gene encoding protein PALE CRESS, chloroplastic is translated as MNLLAITSTSIFFLPVSSSSLVAARASAFPSSSSSSSSSYKFTSSAGLRRCVNKEKEEVLLEGMPSHYYDDEWQAQQRENTKELHRRRREEDEEEERKIDEYREVGMRLKGYPEEDVRNARKLVSSFIRAVEEVEEKIEEAAEKGELTELVLLVIWNRLDLARRDDEKDAIRSLDLLYRRVETEILKREATPAMRLLNDLLIMYDGFNFDEWLNKCKKIMSDTFPQEDPYSILVPPGFESFDIDKHHGPWRPSLEIDDNTLLRVDFVREVDELLQEVRSEQDEEENEQEFDPESVANRLKQQEKQQTIRQVEALLDLAISLKW